ACGGCCTCAACCCGGAGCACCTGGGCAACGCGCTGCTCAACCTGCAGGCGAAGGTCGGCTCGAAGTTCGTCCTGACCATGGCGCCCGAGACCATCGGGGTCTACAGCACCGACGGCGCGTACTTCAAGCTGGCGCTCAAGACCAAGTCCATCCTGACCGTGATGAACACCCAGTTCTACAACTCCGGTGGCATGAACGGCTGTGACGGCAAGGTCTACAACCAGGGCACCATCGACTTCATCACCGCCCAGGTCTGCACCCAGATCCAGGGCGGCCTGCGCCCGGACCAGGTCGGCATCGGCGTCCCGGCCTCCAGCAAGGCGGCGGGCGGCGGTTACGTGGCCCCGAGCGTGGTCAACAACGCGCTGAGCTGCCTGGCCACCGGCACCAACTGCGGCAGCTTCGTCCCGCCGGCCAAGTGGCCGACCATCCGCGGCGCGATGACCTGGTCGACCAACTGGGACGCCAACAACGGCAACGCCTTCTCCAACACCGTGGGCCCGTTCGTCCACGCCATGCCGTAACACCTCCCCGGTGCGCCGCCCTATGAGGGTGGGGCCGCGTACCACCGAGGCCCGCCGTACCCACCAGGTGCGGCGGGCCTCGTCGTTGACGCCGCGTCAGCCGGTGGCCAGCACCGCCAGCAGCGTGCCGAGCAGCAGGAAAGGCCCGAAGGCCAGCGCGTCCTGCCGCCCGGCCCGGCGGGTGAGCAGCAGGGCGACGGCCCACAGGCCGGCCAGCAGGAAGGCGTACGCCAGCCCGGCCAGCACGGTGCCCCAGCCGGTGACCGCGAGCAGCGCGCCCAGGCTCGGGGCCAGCTTGGCGTCGCCGAGGCCGATCGGGGCGAGCAGCGCGAGCAGTGCGAACCCGAGGCCGAGGGCGAGCGCGGCGAGCAGGCAGCGCAGCAGCGACTGACGCTCCGTCATCAGCAGCAGGGCCGCGGCGCCCGCCGCCAGGGCGGCGGTG
This genomic interval from Kitasatospora gansuensis contains the following:
- a CDS encoding prepilin peptidase, encoding MIAILGGAAVGLALAPGVRRAVGRYAVPYEGEPAARPLSLPVAALVSAATGAAVGAGYGSAGWPVLVWVALLGLVLGLVDASVHRLPDPLTAALAAGAAALLLMTERQSLLRCLLAALALGLGFALLALLAPIGLGDAKLAPSLGALLAVTGWGTVLAGLAYAFLLAGLWAVALLLTRRAGRQDALAFGPFLLLGTLLAVLATG